atattatgagtttatatgttttgatgtaccgaaggttgttcggagtcccggatgtgatcacggacatgacgaggagtctcgaaatggtcgagacgtaaagatcgatatattggacgactatgtttggacaccggaaaggttcggacatttatcggagtaccgggggttaccggacccccccccccccggaactaatgggccttgttgggccctagtggagagagagaggggccggccagggcaagaggcgcgcccctccccttgagtccgaataggacaaggaaggggggcggcgccccccttgcctttcccctctcccactccttccttccccctccttcttggactaggaaagggaggggcaaacctacttggagtaggtttccccctcctagggcgcgccacccccttggccggacctctcctcctccccccctttatatacggaggagggggcaccccatagacacaacaattgatcattgatctcttagccgtgtgcggtgcccccctccaccagaatccacctcgataatatcgtagcggtgcttaggcaaagccctgcgtcggtagaacatcatcatcgtcaccacgccgtcgtgctgatgaaactctccctcaaagctcggctggatcggagttcgagggacgtcatcgagctgaacgtgtgctgaactcggaggtgccgtgcgttcggtacttgatcgatcggatcgtgaagacgtacgactacatcaaccgcgttgtgctaacgcttccgctgtcggtctacgagggtatgtagacaactctcccctctctttgctatgcatcaccatgatcctgtgtgtgcgtaggaatttttttgaaattactacgttccccaacacttaatacactagatgcatgttggatagcggtcgatgtgtggagtaatagtagtagatgcagaatcgttttggtctactactcttggacgtgatgcctatgtatgatcattgccttggatatcttcataattatttgcttttctatcaattgctcaacaataatttgtttacccaccatatgctattttctcgagagaagcctctagtgaaaactatggcccccggttctatcttttatcatataaaaatcctaaaaataccttgctgcaattttctttttttttgcaatttagttagatctatttatcaaatcgcatacaatttaatcttgctTGTAACctttgagggattgacaaccccttcacgtgttaggttgcaagtatttgttgtttctgtgcaggtgttgtttacatagtgttgcttggttctcctactggattgataaccttggtttcataactgaggaaaatacttacctctgttgtactgcatcatcctctcctcttcaggGAAACACCAACGCGGATCATAAGTAGCACTCTGCGAGGTGaacacggagttggaggaagtcTTCACAGACATGGAGTCCGGCGAGGAGCTGGAGTTGCGGGCAACGGCCATTGACCAGGAAGTCGGTCAATCCAACACTGCTGGCACGGAGGTCGTCAACATCTCCAATGACGAGTAGAACTAGGGTAGTCTTATCTATGTATTATGTAGTATGTAGCTTATTTTACGTTGCATGATGTAGTATGGAAACATGCATGAGGTGATATTTGAGGTTTGTAGTTGCAGCGGATGAAAATGAGGGGTGATCGAGCCCTGTCCGTGGATACCCCTGGACGCATCCATGGACATACGAGGGGTCACTTTTGACGAGCCCAATTGTAGATGCTCTTATACAATGTGGGTTGGTCCAAAAGTTGGAAACATAGATGGATGTTGACCCCTAACTTTGAAAGAGATAAGCACGACAATATACTCATTTTTATAGTTCTTTTATCCTTATTGAGTATAGGAAAGctgcactattaagaggggtatcTCGATGAACTTAGAGTGAAGCCACGATTCTTTCATATAGCCAAATATCCACATCCTAATTTCTACGATAAGTGCCACTCAAATAGCCAAGTTATTGATCTTGTCACAATCAAAACGTGTTATTTCATTGTGCCACGAAAAGTCCTTGAAGGTTCCGGGGTAACCTTCTAGGCGAGCCAAAATCTGGTGCTACCCCTCGCGCTGCATCAGGTGGACATGAGAAGCCTATGATGCCACACGGAGTTAGCTTTGGAATCCGGCACACCCTTCGACGCTACTTCCGGGTGACAATAGAGGCATCTGCTATCTTGTGGAGTCAGTGCCCTAGAGTCATGCCCGGAATCTGGGATGCCCCGAAAGGTATCTCCAAAGTTTCCGGACGACATTTTGGGTGGTGTTGAAAGGTATCCAATGGGCAAAATTTGCGTGGAACAATAAAAGTTCCACCTTCTTCCCCAAGGGTTATCCTTTCCCCCATTCAAGTTGAGCTTCCTTATCGCTCATACTGCATTTTCTCAAATATCAAAAGCCCCGTAACCTCCACGCCCCGCAATCAAATCATTCTACtcttttgagggaaaagagagaggagccTCCGATCTATATTTCCATCGAAGGAATTTGAGTTCTCCTTTGagttcattgaaggtttgttacTCTTGGGCGGTAGGAGTCTCCGGGAAGGAATTAACTTGTGATTTGCACTgaaagtttgtgaaggtttggaagccGCCTCAAAGTCTACCACTACTGGTTGTGAATCGCTTGGTGATATCTCTAGGAGAAGTTGGTTAGCCTTTTCGATGTTGGTGTGCCTTCATGGTAACATCCACCCCTCCATCGCTGACTAATTTCCCTCTTAGGAAGTAAATATTGGGCTACATCTTCTTCTCTGTGGTTTCCGCTTATTTTATACCCAACTCATTTACTTGTGGTTTACTTTGGTCACTCAACCTTTGAAACATCATATAGGTTGTATATGTCATCGTAGCATTGTTTAGGTTCACACTTTATGCAGCAGAAAAGCTAAACTTGCTGATAAGTGTAGTATAAAATTAGTTGTCCCTATTCAACCctctctaggtccatctcgatcaaTTAGTTGTCCCTATTCAACCCTCTGCAGGTTCATCTCGATCATTTCAATTGATATCAGAGCTTTGCAGTCTTTTACATAGCTTAATGTCGTAGAGACAGATGATCACCGAGGAGGAAGTCTCAAGGCCCTCGCGGAAGCTTCCAACCCCTTAACTGAGGGAACCTCGAAAGAGGATAGGCTTTATACATCCACGACGGAACAATATGGTGATGCATGAGATTGTGAGATTTGGTTTTGTTAACCATTCTGATGATCTCTTGTTAATAGTGTTCTGCCTTGCGTGGTACACGCTTAATGGATGATTATGATATATGGGGTGTTTTTTTTTGGAAGTGTCATTCTTGTTGCTTCTATGCGCACATGCAAATAACTCATCACATATCTGTTCTATGGCTTGTGCTTTATGCACTCGTGCGCGTTAAATATGGATCGTATCGGAACTATTTTTGCAAAATGTGGTGAAAAGTGACCACACTTCTAAAATGTCCTCCAAGTTATCACCGCTTCACAAATAGGTGTTCTAGATAGATATAAGAATTAACTCGAAATTTTCTATACGATTCACTAGCCTTCGCTATCAAAGCAGTGACGCTGCTACAGTTCCGAAGATCTCATCATTGTGGAACACGAGAGTTCAACGCGTTGCGAATGGCCGTTTAAAACATAATAGTACGACGCATTCTGTGTTAAACGAGGCTGCTTGTCGATGATTCTCTATCTGATTTAACCCTTTATTGAAATATGCATGCGGGGAATCTTTCTGAGGGATGCTGTGCAATCTGTTTTGGGTCGGTGATCCGTTGCTGTCGAACATGCCCAGCCTGTGGCGTATGACGTCGATCACCCGTTGAACACATCTCACGCGTTCGTAGCTACTTACAATAATTCAGcggcagaagaagaagagaaaCGTGCGGTGATGTACATTGTGTGCAATGCCATGCCATCGAAGAAGAGTGCAGATGCACACAATGCGGTGCGACCGACCAACAAAATCAAATTATCGGCGACTTCTGTTGATCTCATCTCCGTCGAGATCGAGACTCACTCGAGAGCGATCCTTATTTACGGGGCTTTTCTTCTGGACTCCCAGAGCGGCCAAGGCGAAGAGGACATCAGAGCGCGTGCGCTGGctagggagagggggggcggggCAATGGTGAGCACGAGCACCCACACGTCggtgcagcggcggcggaggcaatGGACGCTGGCGCTGGTGACGGTGGCGTCGCTGCTGGAGCGCGCCGACGAGGCCCTGCTGCCGGCCGTGTACAGGGAGGTGGGCGCCGAGCTGGgcgcctccccggccgcgctggGCTCCCTCACGCTGTGCCGCGCGCTCGTCCAGGCCGTGTGCTACCCGCTCGCGGCGTGCGCCGCGGCGCGCCACGACCGCGCGCGCGTCGTCGCCGCGGGCGCCTTCCTCTGGGCCGTCGCCACCATACTCGTCGGCGTCTCCGGCACTTTTCTCCAGGTCAGCAGCGCATGCAGCCACCTCATGTTCCTTGAATGGTGGGAACGGTAAACACTGCTAAAACACGCTACTTTTTCCAGATGGCGATCGCGAGGGGGTTTAACGGCGTCGGCCTGGCGCTGGTGGTGCCGGCGATGAACTCCCTGGCGGCCGACTACAGCGACGACACGACGCGCGGCTCGGCGTTCGGGTGGCTGGGGATGGCGAGCCGCCTGGGCGCCATGATGGGGGGCACACTCGGCGTGCTGCTCGCGCCCACGACCTTCCTCGGCGTCCCCGGCTGGCGCCTGGCATTCCACGTACTCGCGCTTCTCAGCGTCGCGCTGGCCGTCTCGACGTGGTTCCTCGCCTCAGACCCCCGTCCGCCCAGCACGTCCGAGAAGAGCACGGCATCGGTGGCCAGGGAGCTCCTCGGAGAGGCCAAGGACGTGGTGCGCTTGCCGACGTTCCAGATCCTGGTGGCGCAGGGGGTGGCCGGGTCGGTGCCGTGGACGGCGCTCACCTTCGCCGCCATGTGGCTGGAGCTCGTGGGGTTCACGCACTGGGAGACCAGCGTCATCATCAACCTCAACCAGCTGACCGGGGCGCTCGGCTCGCTGTTCGCCGGGCTCATCGGGGACCCCATGGCCCGGCGGTTCCCGAACGCCGGCAGGGTCGCGCTGGCGCAGGTGAGCACGGCGTCGACCGTCCCGGTCGCCGCCGTCCTGCTGCTCGCGCTGCCCATCGACCCCTCGGCCGGGGCCGCGTACGCCGCCGCCTTCGCCGTCCTGGGCTTCGTCATGCCCTGGTGTCCCCCGGCCACCAACAAGTGAGTAGTCTAATGCTGGTGGCAAAACTTTGCATTCTTTGCATGCTCCGCTGCTGGCTAACTGGGGTACCTTTGCAGCCCAATACTCGCGGAGATCGTGCCGGCGAAGGCGAGGACGACGGTGTACGCGCTGGACAGGTTCTTCGAGACGATCTTCTCGTCGTTCGCGCCGGCCGTCGTGGGCATCCTGGCGGAGCGGGTCTTCGGATACAAGCCGGCGTCGGGCGCCACCGGGAAGACTGAACGGGAGAACGCCGGCGCGCTGGCGAAGGCTGTTTTCGCGGAGATCGCCGTGCCCATGGCCATCTGCTGCAGCATCTACTCCATGCTCTACTGCACGTACCCAGCAGACAGGCAGCGCGCGCAGAAGGCAGCTCTGATTGCGCCGGAAGAACAGGACTGTGAAGATGCTACTTCTAGTACTGCTACTGGGGTGGATGGCTTAAACCAGGCATTGCTAGCCAGAAGTGACTAGCAACATATCTAAGCATAGATGAAATGACTAGCAACATATCTAAGACTAGCCAAATGGACAAAAATGTATATATTTTTGTAGGTCCACGCAGGAGGCAATTTACAGGCTTTACAGCCATATATTCAAGAATAGATGCAATTTACGCGCTATACAGCCATATGTTCAAGGCAAGATCTCCCATGCAATTCTTAATCCTCTAAACAAAAATATAAATATGCACCCCTGATTTCCAGTATCGAAGACGGCATACGAGTTAGATGAGCAGAAAAATATTTTACACAAAAGAAAAATGTTAGATGGGACTAAACGAGCACACAAGTTAACTAGGTCAAGGAGCTACGGCAGACAGGACCAAATAATTCAAAATTCTTTAGACCGAACAACTTTCTATAAACCAAGATTCAGCATGCTGTCACAAATTATTCCCTTTATAAACCAATTACAGAGAAAAAAGAAGACGAAATGAAAAATAAGAGCAACCATTCATCAAACCACTAAATTGTTTCCAGTGATTACCCTGCACAAAGTAAACAATTATGTTAGAAAATAGGTGTTTCAATTATAAATATAATACAAATTAATGAGCATAATTCACAAGGGTCTATAATAGGCTACGGCTAGATTAGCTTGAAGAGTATGTGAAGTTGATAAAGGTTGCTGCAAGAGCTACCAAGTTAAAATAAATAGGATCAATACAAATACACAACAAATAAATCAATGCATCAAAACTTCAAAAGGAAAGGGAAAGCGAGATGTTGCTAGCTGAAAGCTGACAAAATCTATTATTGTCCAAAAGAAACAGTACCATGAATACTACAACAAAGTTGACTACGAAATGATGCTTACCTACTTACAAATCCAAGAAGCCTTCACATCTGTCCACTAAACCCGAACATGTCCTGGATGTCTCCACTGCTTCCAATGCTGTGACTCAAGCTGTTAGTTGGAGATTCAATCTCATCCACTGCAAAGCGGTTTGGGATGCAAGCACCCTTCCCAACAAATCCAAGATTTTTTCCTCGTCCTTGATCTGGCAATTTCCCGAGGGCTGCATTTGAACTCTGAAAGCTAGACGAACTGGACACTGGCTGACTTGGCCCAACAGTATTTCTATAACCATCCATATTTTGCAAAGAAGACCAGCCACCTGTGACATCATTTGGACTCTGCAGAAAACCGAACTGTGCATTTTTTGACTGAGAAGACAGCAAGCCGGAATCCATATGGTTGGCATAAGCATAGTTTTGGTTAAGAGAGTCAGTGCTCTCAGTCTTTAGAACACCAGGTGGTTTAGAGCCCATTCCCATAGAGTTCTGATTAACCAGATATGGAGTATTACCAGTTTGAAAGCTACTTATTCCTTGTGATGGCATCACATTTGAGTTACGATTCATGAGACCGGGAAGATTTCCTCCATGGCTACTAATGAAAGGCTGACTGGTTGAAGCTTGGTTAATCAGATCAATCCCACCTAACAGACTGTTTGATGATTGAGAAGTTGGGAGAACAAGTTCAGGCTTCATGGATGGAGGAATGCCTGTTAGAAAACCTGACGATTGAGAAGGTATAATCAAGGAATTTTGATTAGCA
This genomic window from Aegilops tauschii subsp. strangulata cultivar AL8/78 chromosome 4, Aet v6.0, whole genome shotgun sequence contains:
- the LOC109733263 gene encoding uncharacterized protein, yielding MYIVCNAMPSKKSADAHNAVRPTNKIKLSATSVDLISVEIETHSRAILIYGAFLLDSQSGQGEEDIRARALARERGGGAMVSTSTHTSVQRRRRQWTLALVTVASLLERADEALLPAVYREVGAELGASPAALGSLTLCRALVQAVCYPLAACAAARHDRARVVAAGAFLWAVATILVGVSGTFLQMAIARGFNGVGLALVVPAMNSLAADYSDDTTRGSAFGWLGMASRLGAMMGGTLGVLLAPTTFLGVPGWRLAFHVLALLSVALAVSTWFLASDPRPPSTSEKSTASVARELLGEAKDVVRLPTFQILVAQGVAGSVPWTALTFAAMWLELVGFTHWETSVIINLNQLTGALGSLFAGLIGDPMARRFPNAGRVALAQVSTASTVPVAAVLLLALPIDPSAGAAYAAAFAVLGFVMPWCPPATNNPILAEIVPAKARTTVYALDRFFETIFSSFAPAVVGILAERVFGYKPASGATGKTERENAGALAKAVFAEIAVPMAICCSIYSMLYCTYPADRQRAQKAALIAPEEQDCEDATSSTATGVDGLNQALLARSD